Part of the Alteracholeplasma palmae J233 genome, ATAGCGTATTTTTAGAAGTTTCTAGTGTTGGGCTTGAAAGACCACTTAACAACATTGAAGAAGTTAAGGCTCATAAAGGTGGATTTCTTCATATTGTTTCAGATTTTTATAAAGGTGATGCAGTCTTAGAAGATGTTAAAGAAGATGTCTTAGTAATTGCAGCTAACCAAAAAGGTAGAAAAGTTATCAAAGAAATACCATATTCCAAAATATCTAAAATTAGAAAAGCCATTAAATTTTAAGGAGAACTATAAAAATGATTAGTAAAGATTTTTTTAATACAATCGAAGCGGTTGCTGATGAACGTGGATTAAATAAAGACCAAGTATTAGAAGCTTTTGAAAAAGGGCTTATTGCTGGTTGTAAAAAAGCGCATGGCGTAAGAAGCTGTAGAGTAGAAATAAAAGAAGATAAAAGTGAAATATTACTTTATAAACAATATTATGTTTTAGATGAAGATACATTAGAAGAAGATATGACATCTAACCCATTAAATAAAGAATATACATTTATCACTGTAGAAGATGCAAAAGAAATGAAAACACGCGTTAAACCAGGACAACTTATTGAAATTAAAGTTGACCCTAAAGATTTCAATTTATACGCAATTAAAGATTTTAAAAATAGATTTAATGAAGAATTGACAAACAAACAAAAAGAAACAATTTACAATCATTTTAAAGCAGTTGAACATGAGATGGTTACAGCTAGAGTTACTGATGTTGATGATAACTACTATAAATTGGAATTAGAAAAGGAAATGACTACTTTATTACCTAAAAAAGAAGCATTACCAAATGATGTATTCCACGTAAATGACAGAATCAAAGTTTATATAACTGAAGTTCAAAGCACAACTAAATGGCCAAAAGTATTTGTAAGTAGAGTACAAAATGGACTTATTACAAGATTATTAGAAGAATTAGTTCCAGAAATAAAAGAAGGAATTATCTCAATTATGGGTATTTCAAGAGATGCTGGAGATCGTAGTAAAATTGGTGTCCGTTCAGAAGATCCAAAAGTTGATCCAATTGGAGCATGCGTTGGTGAAGGCGGACAAAGAATTAGAGAAATCGTTAAAGCTATTAGTGGAGAAAAAATTGATTTATTCCGCTGGAGTGATAATGAACAAGAACTAATTGCTAATGCATTACAACCTGCTAAAGTTGTTGCAGTTACAAAAGTAAATCCAAAAGAAAAGAGTGCACTTGCAATTGTCCCAGATGATCAATTATCACTTGCAATTGGTAAATTAGGACAAAATGTTAAACTAGCTGTTCAAGCATCTGGTTGGAGCATTGACATTAAATCAGAAACACAAGCTCAACAAGAAGGAATTATTTATTAAAATAAAAATTAAGAGGTGATTTAATGAAAATTAAAAAACAGCCTTTAAGAACATGTGTTGTAACAAAAGAAGTTAAAGATAAAAAAGAACTTATTAGAGTTGCAGCAACCAAAGAAGGAAAAGTATCCGTTGATAAAACTGGAAAAGCTCAAGGTAGAGGTGCTTATTTAACACTTTCTAAGAAAGTGATTGAATTAGCTAAAAAATCAAAAGCTCTAGATAAAAAATTAGAAGTAACAGTTCCTGATGAAATATATGAAGAACTATTAGGCTTAGCAAATGAATAAAACATTAGGCTTAGCATACATTGCTAAAAAGGTAGTTGTAGGGACTGACTTTGTTGTTGAATCTCTTAGAAAAAAGAAATTGTTTCTAGTAGTTATCGCAACAGATGCTTCAGATAATACAAAGAAGAAAATTTATGATAAATCAAAAACTTATGAAACACAAGTAATAGAAAGACTAAATAGTGAGGAGCTTTCCAAGGCTATTGGAATGCATAATGTTAAAGTTATCGGCATCTTAGATAAAGGATTTAGTGATCTATTAGTCAAATAGAAGGAGTGAATAACTATGGCCAAAAAAGCGGCAAAAAAGGAAGTTAGAAAGTCTAATATTCCAGTAAAAAAAGAAGTTAAAACAGGAGATGACAAGGTGTATATAATTAAAGCAGAGAATACTGTTTTAGATATTGCACAAGGATTTGGAATATCAAATGCTGTTTTAATTAAAAAATTAATGCAATACGGCATGATGGCTAGTGTAAATCAAACCTTAGATAGAGAAACTATTGAATTATTGGCACTTGATTTTAATGTTAAAGTAGAAGACGAAGTCATTACTGATGCTACTCGTTATGATGAAATCGAAATCGTTGATGATCCAAAAGATTTAGTAAAAAGACCACCAATTATTACCATCATGGGACACGTTGACCATGGTAAAACTACACTATTAGATGCTATTAGAAAAGCTAGAGTAGTTGAAGGAGAAGCAGGTGGAATTACACAACATATAGGTGCTTACCAAGTTAACTGGAATGGCGATAAAATTACATTTATCGATACTCCAGGACATGCTGCTTTCACTGAAATGAGAGCACGTGGAGCTAAAGTAACAGATATATGTATCTTAGTTGTTGCGGCTGATGATGGTGTAATGCCTCAAACAGTTGAAGCTTTAGAACACGCTAAAGCAGCTAAAGTTCCAATAATAGTTGCAGTTAATAAAGTTGATAAACCAACAGCTAACCCAGAAAATGTAATGAACGAATTATCTAATTATGATTTACTACCAGAAGCATGGGGAGGAAAAACTCCATATGTTATGGTATCTGCATTAAAACGTCAAGGATTAGATGAATTATTAGATGTTATTCTTTTATTAAGTGAAATTGAAGAATATAAAGCTAACCCAAACAGATTAGCTAAAGGTACTATTATTGAAGCAAGTTTAGATAAATCACGTGGACCAGTAGCAACTTTTATTGTTGAAACAGGAACTTTAAAAGTCGGAGATATTGTTGTTGCCGGCAATACATACGGTAAAGTTAGAACAATGACAGATGACTTAAAACGTCGTTATGAAGAAGCGGGACCTGCTTCACCGGTTGAAGTAACAGGATTAAATACTGTTCCTCAAGCTGGAGATATCTTTATGGCATTTAGTGATGAAAAAACAGCTAGACAAATAGCTGCAACAAGAGAAGCAAGAGATAGAGAAAACGAACGCAAATTTACTAAAGCTAAGAGCTTAGATAGTATGTTTAGCAATTTAGAAGATACTGAAAAAGTATTAAACATCGTTTTAAAAGGTGATGTTCAAGGATCTATTGAAGCCTTAAAAGGAATGTTAGCTAAAATAGATATCGATGGATTCCATGCAAACTTAGTTAGAGCTGGTGTTGGTGCAATATCTGAAAGCGATGTTACATTAGCTAAAGCTTCTGATGCTATTTTAATTGGATTCAATGTTAGACCAAATGCTGCTGTTAGAAGTTTAGCAGAAAACGAAGGCGTTGAATTAAGATTATATAATGTAGTTTATCGTATTATAGAAGACATTGAAAAAGCCTTAAAAGGAATGTTAGAACCAACATTTGAAGAAGTTGTAACAGGACAAATCGAAGTAAGAGAAACATTTAAAGTAAGTAAAATTGGAACGATTGCAGGATGTTATGTAACAGATGGCTATGTAGCAAAAGATGCTTTAGTCAGAGTAGTTAGAGATGGAATTGTTGTTTATGAAGGTAAATTAGCTTCATTAAAGAGATTTAAAGATGATGTTAAAGAGGTTAGAAAAGGTTTTGAATGCGGACTTTCAGTAGAAGACTTTAATGATATTAAAGTTGGTGATATAATAGAAGCATCTAAATTAGAAGAAGTGGAGGCTTAAAATATGGGAATTACAACTGATAGACTAAGTAGTTTGATTCAAAGAGAAGTTGCTGTAATCATTAATAACGTTATTAAAAATCCAACAGTAGGGTACATTAATATTACAGAGGTTAAAGTAACTAAAGATTTATCATACGCAACTATCTTTTATACAGTATTAAGTGATGAAAAAGAAACCATTGAATTAGCAGCTTCAGTGATTGAAGAAAAGAAAATAGCAATCCGTATGGAATTAGCTAAAAAAATCAGAAATATCAGAAAAATACCTGACTTAATTTTCAAGTATGACGAAGCATTGGCATACGGAAATAAGATTGATAGTATCCTAAAATCAATTAAATAATTTAACAGGAGAGCCGTTTTCATGAATGGCTCTTTTTTCTGCCTCAAGAAGGCTATAATCATACTGATTATGCTATAATAAAATAGGTGAAGATAAAATGATAGCACAAATAGTAATTGATTTAAAAGCATCAGAATTAAATAAATATTATGATTATATCATTCCTGAAGCTATGCAGCTTGATCTAAAAAAAGGAATGAGAGTGATTGTGCCATTTGGTAATATGAAAAGACTTGGCTACATCATTAATTTAATTCCTGAAAGCACTCAAGCAACAAGAAAAATTGAAAAAATACTAGATATCACCCCTTCTATTGATGAAGAACTTTTTTTGATTGCTGATTATTTATTAAAAACTCCTTTTAGTTTAATGAGTGCAGTTTATCAAACTATTTTACCAAAAGAACTATTACTAAACTATCAGAAGAAGATAACTATTTTAGACTCAAGTAAAATAGATGATGAAATAATTAAAAAATTTAATAAGAAAAATGAGTGGATACTTACAAATAAAGATGAAGAAACATTTTATAATTCTTTAAAAAAGTTAAAAGAAAACAATGCTATAGATATTACTACTATAATTAAACAAAAAGAAGTAGAAAAATACGAAACTAACTATAAAATAAACTATCAAACACATGAAAAATTGACAGTAAAGCAACAACTTATTTTAGAACTTAATAAACAAGAAATTACTAGAAAAGAAGCACTAGAAATACTATCTCCAAGTATTATTAAAAGTCTTATTTCAAAAAATGTGCTTATTCCAGAATTGATTACATCAAATAGAGCAGTCACTCATATCTTTGACTTAGAAGATAAAAAAATTATTCTAAACAGTGATCAACAAAAAGAATATGAAAAAGTTAATTTAAATAAATATGAAACATATCTTTTATATGGTGTCACAGGATCTGGTAAAACAGAAATTTATTTAAAATTAATAGAAGACACTTTAAATAATCATAAAAAGGCATTAATCTTAGTCCCAGAAATTATGCTAATTGGACCATTTGCACAGAGGTTAAAATCAAAATTTGATGAGAGCATTGTTTCTATCTTACATAGCAATCTTAATTCAGGTCAAAAATATGATGAATATCAAAAAATTAAAAATAACAAAGCTAAAATTATATTAGGAACTAGAAGTGCTATTTTTTCTCCAATAAGTGATCTTGGAATCATCATTATTGATGAAGAGCAAGATGACTCATATATACAAGATGACACAGTTTCTTATGATACAAGACAAATTGCACAAACAAGAGCCAAATACCATCAAATACCGCTTTTATTAGGAAGTGCAAGCCCTTCTGTAGAAACCTTTTATAAAGCAACAAACAAAGAATATAAACTTTTAAAACTAACTAAAAGAGCTCTTGTAAATCATTTGCCAAACGTCAAACTCATTGATATGAGAGAAGAACTTAAAAAAGGTAACTTAACCCCATTTTCTACAGAACTAAAGTCGCAAATAGAAGAAAAACTTTCTAAAAATGAACAAATTATATTATTCATGAACAGAAAAGGATATTCTCCTTTTGTTATGTGTAGACACTGTGGAAATGTTCCTAAATGCCCGGATTGTCAGATAAGTCTAACTTATTATAAAAATAAAAATATTTTAAAATGCCAACATTGTGGCTATGAAGAACCCTTTTCAAAAGAGTGCACTGTTTGTAAAAAAAACACAGTTAAAGAAGTTGGTGTTGGCATTGAGTATATCGAACAAGAACTACATAAACACTTTAATGCTAAAGTACTTAGATTAGATGCAGATACAACTAGTAAAAAAAATAGTCATGAACATATTTGGGATGATTTTAAAAATCATAAGGCAGACATACTATTAGGCACACAAATGGTTGCTAAAGGACTTGACTTTTCTAATGTTACTTTAGTTGGGATTATCATGGCAGATGGATTATTAAAAGTTCCTAGTATCAAAGCAGTAGAAAAAACATTCCAACTTATCTTACAAGCATCAGGAAGATCAGGCAGAAGTAAAAAAGGTGATGTGGTTATTCAATCTTATGATATTAATCACTATGCTATAAAAACTGCAAGCACTCTTAATAATGAGGAGTTTTTCAAACAGGTCTTATTTGAAAGAAAAATTCAAAAAATGCCACCTTTTAAAAAAGTGAGTCAGTTATTAATAGAACATCCATCATATTTAAAAACATATCAAATAGCCGATAGGATAAAAATATTACTCTCAAAAACAATGATTGTGTTAGGACCAACGCCATCACTTATTCAAAAAAGAGATAATAAATATAGAGTTTTGTTAACTTTAAAATATGATACAATAGATAAGAAAATAGAAGAAGAAATTAACAATTTTAAAGATGTAGAAACTAAAATTTATTTTAGTCAATTTGCTACGTTAATTTAAGAAAGAAGGAAATTATATGATAGTATTTATGGGAACGCCAGAGTTTTCAGTGCCAATTTTAAAAATGTTACTGGATAAAAAATATCCAGTTGGGCTAGTAGTAACTCAACCAGATAAAAAAGTTGGTAGAAAACAAGTTGTAACACCATCACCAGTAAAACAACTAGCAGAATCATATGGTGTCAAAGTTTATCAACCAGAAAAATTATCAAAAGAATATCAATACATTTTAGATCTAAAACCAGAATTAATTATAACAGCAGCTTATGGTCAAATTCTTCCTAAAGCTTTATTAGAAGAAGTGCCAGCAATTAATATCCATGGATCTTTACTCCCTAAATATAGAGGAGGAGCACCTATTCAATATGCACTCTTTGAAGCAGAAGAAAAAACGGGTGTTACCTTAATGGAAATGGTTTATAAAATGGATGCTGGTGATATGATAGAAAAAAAAGAAGTTCTTATTTCAGAATCTGATAACTACCAAACATTATCACAAAAATTAAGCACTATTGGAAAAGAATTACTTGAAGAAAATATTGATAAAATATTAAAGAAACAATATAAAAAAGAAAAGCAAGATGAAGCACTTGTAACATTTGCGTATACGATAAAAAAAGAAGAAGAAAAAATAGATTGGAATAAAGAAACTAAGTTTGTTTTAGGCCATATAAAAGGCTTATCTCCTCAAACAGGAGCTTATACTGAAATAAAAAATGAGAAGTTAAAAATATATAATGCACAAAAAAGTGATATAATATTAGATGAAATGCCAGGGACAATTTTAATTCAAGATAAAAAAATATTAGTAGCGACTAAAAACGGTACAGTAGAAATCTTAGAAATCCAACAACAAGGCAGAAAAATATTAACAACAAAAGTATTTTTAAACGGACAATCACTTATAAAAACAGGTGATAAATTCCAATAGGAGGAAGAATCATGAATAATACTAAGAAAAAATTATTATATACACAAGAAGAAATGCTAAGAATTAACAAAGAAACACTAGCAAGACGTGGAGTTAAAGTAAGTGAAATAGCTGAAATAGCTTATCGCCAACAGTCTAAATATACAGAAGGCGTATCATTAGAATTATGTGTCCAATCAGTTGAAAGAATATTATCTTTTAGAGATATCTTCCACCATGTTCAGTTAGCTTCTGAAATTGATAGACTAGCAGAAGAAAAATTATTCAAAGGTCCTATTCAAGATATCTTATATGAAGATTTAGGATTATTTGGAATTGATGAGTTAATGGGTATTGATGTCGCTGGTAACTATGGTACAATTGGAGTAACTAACTTTGGTGAAATAGATGTTAATAAACAAGGCATAGTTTCATTTTTAAATGAAGAAGGTAAAAAAGAAGGCAAATGTCATACATTCTTAGATGATATTGTCGGTAGTATCGCAGCAGCAGCTTCTACAAGAGTTGCTCAAATCATGAGTGAAGAAACTGCTCATGAAAGTGATGCATATGAAAAAACAACTATTTACGATTATATAGAAAAATAATGATTAAGAGGGGTTCGTATGAAACATGATAAAATCCCAAAAAGTAAAAAAGTAAAAACGCTTGGCAGAAATCTTTTTGCCAAGTTTTTTGGTTTTGATCAAGGAATAGATATTGCTCAAGATGTAGCTGTTTTACATAGAAGAAATATTGTTATTAAAAACATTATTTTCATGTCTAATATCCTTTATTCACTTATCTTTTTTGCGGTTTCTTTAAATAGTCAAAATCAAAGTGACTGGTTAGTAACTGTTTTATTCTTTCCACTTACCTATGCAATCAATAAATTATTAAAAACACTTATTGCCCAAGATAAAAATGATAAAACAAAACAACAAGTAGCAATGTATGTTGCATCATTTTATATGTTTTTATCCTCAATTCTTGTTTATATTAAAGTATACCCGCAAGATAGTCATTTAGAAACACCTGCATATACACTTATTTATTATGCATTAGTAGTTATTTCTTTATACCAAGATAAAAAATTATTGAGTAGTTCGTTTTTGAGTATGTTAACAATTTTAACAATGATTCACTTTGTTCTTACGTATAATATTATCGAGATGAAATTATCTATTCAACAGTTTTTTGAAGCATTTATTACAAGGCCAGAATTTAGTGATATTGTCTTAAGAACAGTTTTGTTTATTGTATTTTATCTAGTTGTTTATGTCATTGTTTCTATCGGTCAACAACTACAAGAAGAAAGAAAAAAAGAACTTGTTAAAAGAAGACAAGTTCAAGATGACTTTTCTCATATTGTTTCTAATTTATTTTCAGTTGTCTTTTCATCATCATATACTCTACTAGATGCTAAGCATGCAAATCAGGTTTTAGCTATAGCTAATAAACTGGCAGAATACTACAACTTACCAGAAGAGGAAAAACAAGATTTAAATTTATATGCATTAGTACACTTACAGTATGATGAAATCAGACAAGTAATGAATCAAGAAGAAACATTAGATGAAATTAACTATCAAAAAATTAAAGAAAAAACTGAACTTGGCGCTAAAATAGCAAGAAGGCTACAATTAGCACAAAAAACTGAAGATATTGTCAGAGCTCATCTAGAAGGATCGGCTAATGAAACATTTAAGCAAAATATGCTTAAAATACAACCAGATATTCATGCTCAAATTATTTTATTATCAGATATCTATGTAACATTAAGAAATGTTAAGCCATATAAAAGACCATACTCACATGCTGCTAGTATGGAAATATTCACTAAAGAGTTAGTTGAATATTTTGATTATAAACTGCAAGAAAGATTTTTAAAGTATGATACAGAAATAAAAGAATTATATAATAGCTTTTAATACTTTACAAAACATATAAAATGTAGTATGATAAGTTGCGATTAAAAATAACTATATACTTATTAAGAGCTATCGAGGCGTCAGTGGCCTGTGAAGTAGCAGCAACCTATTTAATTAGGTGCTTACCACTAGGGGGAAACCCATCAATAAGGAAACATTGGCTTTCCTCTGGGAAGCCACTTTTTTTTGAAGAAAGAAGGAGAAATTATGTACCAATTATTTACAAGTGAGTCAGTTACTAAAGGGCATGCAGATAAAGTTTGTGATCAAATATCAGATGCTATTTTAGATGCTATACTAAGTCAGGATAAAGATTCAAGAGTTGCTGTTGAAACAGCAGTAACTACTAATACAGTAGTTGTTTTTGGAGAAATAACTACTAAAGCTTCTATTAATGTAGAAGAAATTGTTAGAAAAACAATCAAATCTATTGGATATGATAAAAAAGAATACTTATTTTCATATGATACAGTAGAAATTATCAACCGATTACATGAACAATCACCAGATATTGCCATGGGTGTTGATAAAGAAGACCAAGGTGCTGGAGACCAAGGATTAATGTTTGGTTTTGCTAAAAATGATAACGAACAATTAATGCCCTTACCAATTGCCTTATCACATGAATTAGCATTACGATTAACAAAAGTTAGAGAAGAAAATATTGTTAAAGGCTTAAGACCAGATGGTAAAACTCAAGTAACAATTGCTTATGATGAAAACAATAAACCATTATTTATTGATTCAGTAGTTTTATCAACTCAACATGATGAAGATATTACTCAAGAACAATTACATAAAGAAATTAAGAAAAATGTCTTTGATGTTGTTTTACCTAAAGAATTAATTACATCTGATACAAAATACTTTATTAATCCAACAGGAAGATTCGTTATTGGTGGGCCAAATGGAGATTCAGGATTAACAGGTAGAAAAATTATCGTTGACACATACGGTGGATATTCACGCCATGGTGGTGGGGCATTTAGTGGTAAAGACCCTTCGAAAGTAGATAGAAGTGCTGCATATATGGCAAGATATTTAGCTAAAAACATTGTAGCATCAAAAATAGCAGAAACTTGTGAAATTCAATTAGCTTATGCTATTGGTGTTGCAAAACCTGTTGGAGTTTATGTAGATACTTTTAATACTGGAAAAGTATCTGATGAAAAAATATTAGAAGTTATCTTAGAAAACTTTGACTTAAGACCTAAAAAAATCATAGACTATTTAGAACTTAAAAATCCTATATATCAAAAGACAGCATCTTACGGTCATTTTGGTAGAACAGATGTTTTACTTCCTTGGGAAAAAACAGATAAAGTAAGTATATTTAAGAATCTTGCTAAGTAGAAAGATTAGGAGAAAATAGATGGTTTTACCAATATATTTGAATATGCTTATTGTGAGTAGTATTATTTTTTCAGTAATCATTATAGCCATACTTATTTGTATAATATTTTATGTGATAGCGTTAAAATCAATTCAAAAATCAGAAAAAAGAGTCCTTGAAGTAAAAACTAAGATTGATTTAGTTTTACTTAAAAAGTATGATATATATCAAAAAATGAATGATATTATTAACAAAACTGATTTGGAAATAGAGAAAAAAGATTTGTCTGCTATGGTTGATAAATCTTTATATGTAGCTTGTTTAAATGATTTAATAGAACAGATGCTAGAACAACAAGTAATTAAAGAGACTCACAATTACTCTAGTATTAAAGAAAAAAGTATTGAAATTCAAGAAGAATTAATTTGTGTACAAAAAAACTATAATATGCTTGTTTCTATATATAACCAAAAAATTAGCAAATTCCCGTTTATTATAGTATCTAAAAAAAAGAGACTCGTAAAACAAGAGTATTTTGAATTAAGATAACATTAAAAAATAAACTCTAGTACTATATTTGTAAAGAATATAGGATGAGAGTTTTTTTGTTTTAGTTATCACCTTATTTTTAAAGTAAAAACTGCTAAATGTGGTAAAATATTTATAGGTATCGTAAATAAAATGGTTAAAGTCTACAGTTTTTTAACTCATTTTTAATTTTTAAGGAGTTCTGTTATGGGCTATGTCAAGACAATTCGCAAGAAAATAGGCAATGATCCGCTTTTTATGCCATGTGTTGCGGCAATTATTTATAAAGATAAAAAAATCTTATTACAAAAAAGAACAGATTTTAAACTTTGGGGACTTCACGGAGGATCCATGGAATTAGGTGAAACATTCTTAGATACTCTAACAAGAGAAGTAAAAGAAGAAACTAATCTAACACCTATTGATATATCTGTTTTTAATGTATATGCAGGAAAAGATTTTGTCTTACATTATCCTAATAACGATGTTTCATATCTTGTTATCCAAAGTTTTATTATCACGGAAGTAAAAGGCGATATGAAAGCACAAAAAAGCGAACTATCAGAATTAAAATGGTTTAAACTTAATGAAATACCTTGGGACAAACTTGTTCCACAAGACAAAAAAATCATAGAAGATTTTCTTCAAACTAAAAACTAATTAAGGAAGTGGCATGAGTGTTTAAAAATTTATTCAGTTCAACAAAAAAAGAATTAAAAATTGCTAGAAAATTAGCAGACAAAGTTTTTTCACTTGAAAGTCAAATGGCTGTATTAAGTGATGAAGAAATTAGAAATAAAACACAAGAATACAAACAAAGATTTAATGCAGGCGAAACACTTGATGATCTTTTACCAGAAGCATATGCATTAGTAAGAGAAGCTTCAAAAAGAGTTTCACATAAAACACCATATTATGTACAAGTATTAGGTGCTATCGCAATACATCATGGAAATATAGCAGAAATGAAAACAGGTGAAGGTAAAACTTTAACATCAGTTATGCCAGCATACTTAAATGCTTTAAACGGCCTAGGCGTTCATATTGTAACTGTAAATGAGTATCTAGCAAAACGTGAAGCTGAAGGCGAAATTGGAGATATTTTTAGATTTTTAGGGCTAACAGTAGGTTTAAACTTAAGAGAATTATCAAGTGAAGATAAAAAAGATGCATATAGTGCAGATGTCTTATATTCAACAAATAGTGAATTAGGATTTGATTATTTACGTGATCACATGGTTTTATATGCAGGTGAAATGGTTGCTCAAAGAGGGTATAATTTTGCCATTGTCGATGAAGTTGACTCTATTTTAATTGATGAAGCAAGAACACCGTTAATTATTTCTGGTGGTGCTAAAAACACGCAAAACTTATATGAACAAGCAGATAGATTTGCAAAATCACTTAAAGAAGATGAATATGAAATTGATATTGAAACTAAGACAATTGAACTATCAGAAGCTGGTATAAATAGAGCTGAATCTGTATTCCAGATTAGTAATTTATATGATTTGAGAAATGTCTCATTACTACATCATATCAATAATGCATTAAGAGCTAATTATATTATGGCACGCGACAAAGAATACGTTGTTGATGGTGGAGAAGTTTTAATTGTTGATCAATTTACAGGACGTATTTTAAGAGGACGTCAATTTAGTGAAGGATTACACCAAGCACTAGAAGCAAAAGAAAATGTAGATGTGAAAAAAGAAACAGTTACTGTTGCGACTATCACTTATCAAAACTTCTTTAGAATGTATAAAAAATTATCTGGGATGACTGGTACTGCTAAAACAGAAGAAGATGAATTTAGAGATATCTATAATATGGAAGTTATTGAAATTCCTACGAATCTACCAGTTATTAGAAAAGATGAAACAGATTATTTATATGCAACAATAGAAGAAAAATTTGATGCATTAATTAAAGAAGTAAAAGAAAGACATGAAAAAGGGCAACCTATGTTAATTGGAACGGTTGCGGTTGAAACATCAGAAATAATTTCTATGTTACTAAGAAAAAATAGAATTCCCCATGAAATATTGAATGCTAAGAACCACGAAAGAGAAGCTGAAATCATTGCTAAAGCAGGTCTTAAAAACGCAGTTACAATCGCTACAAATATGGCTGGACGTGGGACTGATATTAAGCTTGGTGAAGGTGTTGTAGAATTAGGTGGATTAGCAGTTTTAGGAACAGAAAGACATGAATCTAGACGTATTGATAATCAGTTAAGAGGGCGTGCTGGTAGACAAGGAGATCCTGGATATTCAAGATTCTTTGTATCAGGTGAAGATGAATTACTTGTTAGATTTACTGGAGAAAGATTTAAATCAATTGTGAAACAAATGAGTAAAATTAA contains:
- the secA gene encoding preprotein translocase subunit SecA, which produces MFKNLFSSTKKELKIARKLADKVFSLESQMAVLSDEEIRNKTQEYKQRFNAGETLDDLLPEAYALVREASKRVSHKTPYYVQVLGAIAIHHGNIAEMKTGEGKTLTSVMPAYLNALNGLGVHIVTVNEYLAKREAEGEIGDIFRFLGLTVGLNLRELSSEDKKDAYSADVLYSTNSELGFDYLRDHMVLYAGEMVAQRGYNFAIVDEVDSILIDEARTPLIISGGAKNTQNLYEQADRFAKSLKEDEYEIDIETKTIELSEAGINRAESVFQISNLYDLRNVSLLHHINNALRANYIMARDKEYVVDGGEVLIVDQFTGRILRGRQFSEGLHQALEAKENVDVKKETVTVATITYQNFFRMYKKLSGMTGTAKTEEDEFRDIYNMEVIEIPTNLPVIRKDETDYLYATIEEKFDALIKEVKERHEKGQPMLIGTVAVETSEIISMLLRKNRIPHEILNAKNHEREAEIIAKAGLKNAVTIATNMAGRGTDIKLGEGVVELGGLAVLGTERHESRRIDNQLRGRAGRQGDPGYSRFFVSGEDELLVRFTGERFKSIVKQMSKINGPGEPISSKMLSKFVTNAQKRIEGNNYDTRKNVLKYDDVLRVQREIIYGQRKDVLTLESIEDKVIKMIEATIENEVSPFITEVGRNKYEIDDEGLVNHLESTLFYKDTFDLNELKKLDEDELISLITSEALKELEAKKAATPIEVYNEFLKVIMLRMIDTYWMRHIDVMSELRQGVRLQAYGQQNPLIIYQQEGKRLFDEMIENIAKDVTKYAIMARIQVNVTREAVVKGAKAADNAEEKDKKQRVRKNRGKTAPWR